In Panicum virgatum strain AP13 chromosome 5K, P.virgatum_v5, whole genome shotgun sequence, the genomic window CCTGCGTTTATTGATGTTTTGATGAAATTATATGCTCCACGGTCCACGCTTTCTGTGCTGTATTTTACATGCTTGGTAGGATGCAGATCTGAAGAATAGATGTTCTGAAGAGGATATGAATAAATGAATATGCATTCTTTAATATCGTAATTTGATCACACCAGTTTACTGCCTTCATTTTGATTGGTTTTGTTTCTTTTAGGCTGATAGGCTGAAGTGGGTCGATGAGGGATTTGAAATGCTTGTCTTCACAGACAACTCAATTGAGCATGATAATCTTAGGAAAGAGTTATCATGCTGTAATATGCTGGTCAATGTTGCAATAACAAATCAGGATTCTGTTCATTGGCTTATAAACAACAGCAAAGGCATTTCTAATGTAATTTGCTTTCAGTCATCTCCGTCTTTATTGAACAAGCTAGGTGGCACATATGTTCAATACACTGGAGAGCAGGACATGTTTGGCAAGCTAGCAAGTATTGGAAAACCAAGCGCCACAAAGGAATCAGCTGAAGTTCTTAAGACCATATCTAATGCTTGGGAAAGACACAATTCAGATGACATTAGATTTTGCTTGCTTGTTGTCATAAATGCATACATAAGGCCAGTTGCGATGCTGAAAAACCTAAGGGCAAAAGGCCTTTCTACTCTAAGTTGTATGATAAAGAACTGTGGTCCACAGATACTTAACTGTCTGTTTGATCCTAACTGTAGGAAGGCCCTTCAGTGTTTGAATTCCTGCTCTCCAACGGATCAAGTCTGCAACTACCGCTGTATCGCATCATATGAAAGTCCGTATCTGGAGGCTTTCTCTCTCTGTGTTTTGCAGAAGAACAATTGCCTTGACCTCAATGCTGAGATACCCAATAAACCGAATGTAATACCACTGACCATGTTCAGAGAACAAAAACTAAGCCATGAAACGGCAGAAGACCTATTTGTTGGTTGGCTGGACAGCATGGAATGGAGTTGGAGAGTGGCGGCTGGACAAAATCCAGCATATGATCAATTCCCATGTCAGTACCAGTTATTCTACAGAGGAAAAGCTAAAGGTTCATTTTGGTATGAGCCAGTTTTTCAGGTCAAAACCCTGGAAGGGAAGCTGGTCTGGAGGCGCAGAAGGTACCGTGTGAGAAGAGCTAGCACTCCTGGTACATTTTACTTCAGTGTGTTGGATAATGGTGTTGTTTCCAAAGAATTTTGGACAATTGTGGATGTTGCGGAGGATTTCAGCTGGGGTCTGTTCCATTATCATGGTGCAGCACAGGCTGCTGGGCTATCATACACTGGAGCGGTGCTTGTTACCCCTGACGGGTCTTATCCTAATGTGGATGATCCAAGATTGACCTCTGCTTTAGAGAAATGTGGTATAATGAAATGGGAGCTCTATATGGTTGATAACAGTTGCTGCACGGGTGCGCCACTGGGAACTCCTGAAGGTTCGAAGCTGCACCATCAGATTTCTCCAGGAAAAGAAACTGCTATTTTGCAGAGAAGATGATGATCTGTTCAAGTAAGAAAGGATCCATTTCATACCCACATGATTGTCTTACTAAATATGCTTCATAC contains:
- the LOC120707833 gene encoding violaxanthin de-epoxidase, chloroplastic-like; translation: MATALLATAAPCRLPLSWRRPPGTGTAPLLSPLRAATFRCYSGSSVACSCSPGPPPAVPAERRGGGAGQVTSPEGAVRIVAVVGEGTISPIKDTPWEEVMRHTADRLKWVDEGFEMLVFTDNSIEHDNLRKELSCCNMLVNVAITNQDSVHWLINNSKGISNVICFQSSPSLLNKLGGTYVQYTGEQDMFGKLASIGKPSATKESAEVLKTISNAWERHNSDDIRFCLLVVINAYIRPVAMLKNLRAKGLSTLSCMIKNCGPQILNCLFDPNCRKALQCLNSCSPTDQVCNYRCIASYESPYLEAFSLCVLQKNNCLDLNAEIPNKPNVIPLTMFREQKLSHETAEDLFVGWLDSMEWSWRVAAGQNPAYDQFPCQYQLFYRGKAKGSFWYEPVFQVKTLEGKLVWRRRRYRVRRASTPGTFYFSVLDNGVVSKEFWTIVDVAEDFSWGLFHYHGAAQAAGLSYTGAVLVTPDGSYPNVDDPRLTSALEKCGIMKWELYMVDNSCCTGAPLGTPEGSKLHHQISPGKETAILQRR